A region of Paenibacillus thiaminolyticus DNA encodes the following proteins:
- a CDS encoding YybH family protein, which yields MSYKHALDRYIDATNTHDFSNVSTWVDSSAVYWFSDKTCTTPGEIRRYFENAWDIVKEEKYSVTDVVWIAEDENSAACIYSYHWEGLIDGRHASGKGRGTNVLVKRGDGWKIIHEHLSNK from the coding sequence ATGAGCTACAAACATGCGCTAGATCGATACATTGACGCGACCAACACTCATGATTTCTCGAATGTCAGTACATGGGTCGACAGCAGCGCGGTATACTGGTTCTCGGACAAGACATGCACGACGCCGGGAGAAATCCGGCGTTATTTTGAGAACGCATGGGACATCGTGAAGGAGGAGAAATATTCGGTTACAGATGTGGTCTGGATCGCGGAGGATGAGAATTCGGCTGCTTGTATTTATTCGTATCATTGGGAAGGGCTCATCGATGGCCGGCATGCTTCCGGCAAGGGACGCGGGACGAACGTCTTGGTGAAGCGCGGCGATGGGTGGAAAATCATTCACGAGCATCTGAGCAACAAGTAG
- a CDS encoding putative ABC transporter permease, with product MFYPAGELVPHSSLLHEAAAVVFYFTVYSLLGWLLENMYSLATTRVFFKDGFLWGPFKPMYGFAPLLVVYFAAPETHWTVVLLLCFLVPTCVEYVSGWLLQTFFRRQWWDYSNLPLQLHGHICLSYSICWVFLSYLCLRWIHPVLVSVYQAAEPYWQWVFPAAILYFALELLYAIRRHSPQDESAEDHQPSPAP from the coding sequence ATGTTTTATCCGGCAGGGGAGCTGGTGCCGCATTCATCATTGCTGCATGAGGCGGCAGCCGTAGTGTTTTACTTTACCGTCTATTCGTTGTTAGGCTGGTTGTTGGAAAATATGTATAGTCTGGCTACGACGCGCGTCTTTTTCAAGGATGGGTTTCTATGGGGGCCATTCAAGCCGATGTACGGCTTTGCGCCGCTGCTCGTGGTCTATTTTGCCGCGCCGGAGACGCATTGGACTGTCGTACTCTTGCTCTGCTTCCTCGTGCCCACCTGCGTGGAATATGTGAGCGGCTGGCTGTTACAGACCTTTTTCCGTCGCCAATGGTGGGACTACTCGAACCTGCCGCTGCAGCTTCACGGCCATATTTGCCTGTCCTATTCCATATGCTGGGTCTTCCTCTCCTACCTGTGCCTACGGTGGATCCATCCCGTCCTGGTCTCCGTCTATCAGGCGGCGGAACCGTACTGGCAATGGGTGTTCCCTGCTGCAATATTGTATTTCGCCTTGGAATTGCTATACGCCATCCGGCGCCACTCGCCGCAGGACGAGTCTGCGGAGGATCACCAGCCAAGCCCGGCCCCGTAG
- a CDS encoding DNA alkylation repair protein → MKQDKNGTVDEAMMMRTGASRASAIPAQVIELLNRGQLETVNLTEWLAVDQEKLLGRIVRELGLEDERETIMSPLARLSERKMMTVIPAVAAGWLDLMELVSVQDRAGIFGELAGHRSDSVRCWAAYVIGLDERLGLEDKLAGIRPFAADSHFGVREIAWMAVRESIAHELQEAIGLLREWVRDADANLRRFAVESTRPRGVWAKHIAALKENPAQALPLLEAVKSDPAKYVQDSVGNWLNDASKTKPEWVLHVCDAWLKASDTKATRRIVTKASRSITKG, encoded by the coding sequence ATGAAGCAAGACAAGAATGGCACTGTAGACGAGGCAATGATGATGCGGACCGGAGCGAGCCGGGCAAGCGCAATCCCGGCGCAGGTGATCGAGCTGCTTAACCGCGGCCAACTTGAGACCGTCAACTTGACAGAATGGCTTGCGGTCGATCAAGAGAAGCTGCTGGGGCGGATCGTTCGAGAGCTTGGATTGGAGGATGAGCGTGAGACGATCATGTCTCCTCTGGCTCGACTGAGCGAGAGGAAGATGATGACCGTCATCCCGGCGGTTGCGGCAGGCTGGCTTGATCTGATGGAGCTGGTATCCGTTCAAGATAGAGCGGGCATCTTCGGCGAACTGGCCGGACACCGATCCGACAGCGTCCGCTGCTGGGCCGCTTATGTGATTGGCCTGGATGAGCGGCTCGGCCTTGAGGACAAGCTGGCGGGCATACGCCCGTTCGCTGCGGATTCCCACTTCGGCGTCCGTGAGATCGCGTGGATGGCTGTGCGGGAGTCCATCGCTCATGAATTGCAGGAGGCCATCGGCCTGCTGCGCGAGTGGGTGCGAGACGCAGATGCGAACCTCCGCCGATTCGCTGTTGAATCAACCCGCCCTCGCGGGGTGTGGGCAAAGCATATTGCCGCATTGAAGGAGAATCCTGCGCAAGCGCTGCCGCTTCTGGAAGCCGTAAAGTCCGACCCGGCCAAGTATGTGCAGGATTCGGTCGGGAACTGGCTGAACGACGCATCCAAGACGAAGCCGGAATGGGTGCTTCACGTATGCGACGCCTGGCTCAAGGCTTCGGATACAAAGGCGACGCGGCGTATTGTAACGAAGGCGAGCAGAAGTATCACGAAGGGATGA
- a CDS encoding Crp/Fnr family transcriptional regulator produces the protein MKPNQEKIEYLSQFNLLHSLSEEDLIEMDQLTVITTIRKNTFIQTPDSSPQGLYFVKRGTIRLFKLTAEGKQFTLDILREGNVFGEVDLISFGTRYLYIETLEECDICLMDTDRFESFIIHRSRFMLNLIKVMSERIIRMSDLAQHLALGNLQDKIIYALLKLADQFGLIQDNEYYRIDYSISHQEIANLVGASREAVTATLQELAAAGVIKTGFKTIFLHREKLRERQRG, from the coding sequence ATGAAGCCGAACCAGGAGAAGATCGAATATTTATCACAATTCAATCTTTTGCATTCCCTGTCCGAGGAAGACTTGATCGAGATGGATCAATTAACCGTGATTACGACCATCCGGAAAAATACATTTATCCAGACACCGGATTCGAGTCCGCAAGGGCTGTATTTCGTGAAAAGGGGAACGATCCGGTTGTTCAAGCTGACAGCCGAGGGCAAGCAGTTCACACTCGATATTTTGCGTGAGGGCAATGTATTCGGAGAGGTGGATCTCATCTCGTTCGGAACGAGATATCTGTATATCGAGACATTGGAGGAATGCGACATCTGCCTGATGGATACAGACCGATTCGAATCGTTCATCATCCATCGGTCCCGGTTCATGCTGAATCTCATCAAAGTGATGAGCGAGCGCATCATCCGGATGAGTGATCTGGCACAGCATCTGGCACTTGGCAATCTGCAGGACAAAATCATATACGCCTTGCTGAAGCTGGCGGATCAATTCGGTCTGATTCAGGATAATGAATATTACCGGATCGACTATTCGATCTCGCATCAGGAGATTGCGAATCTCGTCGGCGCCAGCCGAGAAGCCGTTACAGCGACGCTGCAGGAACTCGCGGCAGCCGGAGTCATCAAGACGGGGTTCAAGACCATCTTCCTTCATCGCGAGAAGCTTCGGGAGAGGCAGCGCGGGTAA
- a CDS encoding Lrp/AsnC family transcriptional regulator, which yields MIDQVDQKIIEELSKNSRMTMKELGERVHLTGQAASARVIKLEEKRIIEGYTLKLNDKKMGYTVHAFINIYTKSIQHEPYLSFIKTQHDYIIHNFKISGEGCYLLECKFPSTEELDGFLTKLNKYVNYKLSIVIK from the coding sequence ATGATCGATCAGGTCGACCAAAAAATAATTGAGGAGCTATCGAAGAATAGCCGCATGACGATGAAGGAGCTGGGAGAGAGAGTACATTTAACCGGGCAAGCAGCGTCGGCCAGAGTCATCAAGCTCGAAGAGAAACGCATCATTGAAGGTTATACGCTTAAGTTGAACGACAAAAAAATGGGCTACACGGTTCACGCTTTTATCAATATCTATACCAAAAGCATTCAACATGAACCCTATCTCTCTTTTATAAAAACACAGCATGACTATATCATTCATAACTTCAAAATCAGCGGAGAAGGTTGTTATCTGCTGGAGTGCAAGTTTCCGTCTACTGAAGAATTAGATGGATTCTTAACCAAGTTAAATAAATATGTGAATTATAAACTCTCGATTGTGATTAAGTAA
- a CDS encoding MBL fold metallo-hydrolase, protein MDIRLVRNATLVLQYADKRFLIDPFFAAKGTLPPFPNTPNQDTPNPIVDLPLPIEELTQVDAVIVTHLHPDHFDEAAKAALPKDIKIYAQNERDAELIKKEGFHQVETFHQASMGDILLTRTNGSHGIGDITQFTGEVSGLVLSHPDEQKLYIAGDTVWYSGVQAAIDTHQPELIIVNGGAAQFLAGGPITMTADDIYKTHQAAPQAKIIVVHMESLNHCLLTREKLKRFINEKQISSHIMVPCDGDIISL, encoded by the coding sequence ATGGATATTAGACTCGTACGAAATGCAACACTGGTTTTGCAATATGCTGACAAGAGGTTTTTAATCGATCCGTTTTTTGCCGCAAAAGGAACGCTTCCTCCGTTCCCCAATACCCCCAATCAAGATACGCCGAACCCGATCGTCGATCTTCCATTGCCGATAGAAGAATTGACTCAGGTTGATGCGGTTATCGTCACCCATCTGCACCCCGATCATTTTGACGAAGCCGCCAAGGCAGCTCTGCCTAAAGATATCAAAATATATGCGCAAAATGAACGAGACGCCGAGTTAATCAAAAAGGAAGGGTTTCACCAAGTCGAAACCTTCCACCAGGCCAGCATGGGAGACATCCTGCTGACCAGAACGAATGGATCACATGGAATTGGTGACATCACCCAGTTTACCGGTGAAGTATCCGGTCTCGTCTTGAGTCACCCCGATGAGCAGAAATTATATATCGCAGGAGATACCGTATGGTACAGCGGCGTTCAAGCGGCTATCGACACGCATCAGCCTGAACTTATCATCGTCAATGGAGGCGCCGCCCAATTCCTGGCAGGCGGCCCAATTACCATGACGGCCGATGATATTTATAAGACACATCAGGCAGCGCCCCAAGCCAAGATTATCGTTGTTCATATGGAATCTCTCAACCATTGCTTGCTGACAAGAGAGAAATTAAAACGCTTCATCAATGAGAAACAGATATCTAGCCATATTATGGTACCTTGTGATGGCGACATCATTTCGCTGTAA
- a CDS encoding alpha/beta fold hydrolase, with translation MNSIRIHGSAPYSVALVHGGPGAAGEMAPVAAALSRHAGILELHQTKYSIDELVTEMKEQLLESGHPPLTVIGYSWGAWLGFLFAARHPELVRKLILIGSGPFEDAYAKEMMSTRMNRLSSEERGEWNDMMSRLGAGEALPDLTRLDQLMTKADTYEPLEDAAQAEPLAVNAEQHERIWAEASALRSSGQLLEYGKGIACPVVAIHGEHDPHPYQGVFAPLTDVLNGITCILLPRCGHTPWKERHASHPFYDILGNEINS, from the coding sequence ATGAACTCGATTCGCATCCATGGCTCCGCCCCTTATTCGGTCGCCCTGGTGCATGGCGGGCCCGGGGCAGCGGGAGAGATGGCTCCCGTTGCAGCGGCGTTATCGCGGCACGCGGGAATATTGGAGCTGCATCAGACGAAGTACAGTATCGATGAACTCGTGACGGAAATGAAGGAGCAGCTATTGGAATCCGGCCATCCTCCCCTAACCGTCATCGGGTATTCCTGGGGAGCCTGGCTCGGCTTCCTCTTCGCCGCTCGCCATCCCGAGCTTGTGCGCAAGCTCATCCTCATAGGCAGCGGACCGTTCGAAGACGCTTATGCCAAGGAAATGATGAGTACGAGAATGAACCGCTTGTCCAGCGAGGAACGGGGCGAATGGAACGATATGATGTCGAGACTCGGGGCAGGGGAAGCCCTGCCGGATCTGACCCGGCTGGACCAGCTCATGACCAAGGCCGATACATACGAGCCGCTGGAAGATGCGGCGCAGGCGGAGCCGCTTGCCGTCAATGCCGAGCAGCACGAACGCATCTGGGCTGAGGCAAGCGCGCTGCGGAGTTCCGGGCAGCTACTGGAGTATGGGAAGGGCATCGCCTGCCCGGTCGTCGCCATCCACGGCGAGCATGACCCGCACCCGTATCAGGGCGTATTCGCCCCGCTGACGGATGTGCTCAACGGTATAACCTGCATTCTGCTGCCTCGGTGCGGGCATACTCCGTGGAAGGAGCGGCACGCTTCGCACCCATTCTATGACATTCTCGGCAACGAAATAAACTCTTGA
- a CDS encoding GerAB/ArcD/ProY family transporter, producing the protein MESVRISGWQFFLLVFNFTVGTAIFLSLSGLIIAAGQDAWIIPLWTGSATVLIACLWLMLARGNPGLSIIEICTKVAGNKIGGLFAVLYISFFIETASWVTRNLGTFMKTVLMPRTPLSMFHLMFLAVACYAAIKGIESIARVTEFLTPIVVLLLIVICLFSLAEWKWERFEPMFTMNLLKTIKETRSFLGFPYLEVISLMMIVPYVKSRVKYALLLGIALATVLLSGVLFVIIGVLGVTRASHFIYPLFILVQEVRIAEFIERIETTIVIIWLVWIFIKLCISYYCAVAGICQLFRLKDRTWVAIPLILLISGFAITFSDNIVQTFTWGKKYNFQYNSLFGILLPLLLLFLTWIQKRWKQDEETPA; encoded by the coding sequence ATGGAGAGCGTACGCATTAGCGGATGGCAGTTCTTTTTACTGGTGTTCAATTTTACGGTCGGAACCGCTATATTTCTCAGTCTCAGCGGACTTATAATAGCGGCAGGGCAGGATGCATGGATCATTCCGTTATGGACGGGCAGCGCCACCGTCTTGATCGCTTGCTTATGGTTAATGCTGGCGAGAGGCAATCCCGGGCTAAGCATTATCGAAATCTGCACCAAAGTGGCCGGCAATAAAATCGGAGGGCTTTTCGCTGTGCTGTATATCTCCTTCTTTATCGAGACCGCAAGCTGGGTGACGCGCAATCTGGGCACTTTCATGAAGACAGTGCTCATGCCCCGGACGCCGCTGTCGATGTTTCACCTGATGTTTTTGGCCGTCGCCTGCTACGCCGCGATCAAAGGAATCGAGAGCATCGCGCGCGTGACGGAGTTTTTGACCCCCATCGTCGTGCTTCTTTTGATCGTAATCTGCCTGTTCTCGCTGGCGGAATGGAAATGGGAACGATTCGAGCCGATGTTCACCATGAACCTCTTGAAGACAATAAAGGAGACCCGATCGTTTTTGGGCTTTCCCTATCTTGAGGTTATCTCTCTTATGATGATTGTTCCTTATGTCAAGAGCAGGGTCAAGTACGCTCTGCTCCTTGGCATCGCGCTGGCCACCGTCTTGTTGAGCGGAGTTCTTTTCGTGATCATCGGCGTGCTTGGCGTAACGAGAGCTTCTCATTTCATTTATCCCTTGTTCATCCTCGTGCAGGAGGTGCGCATTGCGGAATTCATTGAACGGATAGAGACCACCATCGTGATTATCTGGCTCGTGTGGATCTTCATTAAGCTGTGCATTTCCTATTACTGCGCCGTGGCGGGAATCTGCCAGTTGTTCCGCTTGAAGGACAGAACGTGGGTGGCCATCCCGCTTATCCTGCTCATCTCCGGGTTCGCAATCACATTTAGTGACAATATCGTGCAGACCTTCACCTGGGGAAAAAAATATAACTTCCAATATAACAGTCTGTTCGGGATCCTGCTCCCGCTGCTGCTTCTCTTCCTGACCTGGATTCAGAAGCGGTGGAAGCAAGATGAGGAGACGCCGGCATGA
- a CDS encoding Ger(x)C family spore germination protein, producing MRFKAIYRAGKLLLIGICCLCLPGCWDMAEIDQLAIVNLVGLDKEPESGKYTTYYQVINPGGTASQKSAGMKAPVYTYRIEAYTLGDIGDKLYDIIPRRPFYDHYQGLIVTERLAESGMLELINFFEKQPDRRSTIYLFVTDSPLSEIMNTYIPIERLPGRAARSIIELKSKYSDQSSKQARVKDFVENMETFKMTVLPVIRLSELPSELTTNRFEHIDATHGNFLLSGGAVFETDRMVGKLTDAELAWYYLLKGEIGTLYQSLTIHDQHVDVEMPHPKMRRKLSLVHGEPILRIELITKIQLLNNSQDEPLTLQNLDKIERNFKQTVEKKASDFFEKEKEKGWDLLGIEAEIKRRKGKEWAAAKRDKELWKKTKLELSVQGTVSTIGNTINPYRKRGSDGERTH from the coding sequence ATGAGGTTCAAGGCAATCTATCGGGCAGGCAAGCTGCTCCTTATCGGCATCTGCTGTCTTTGTCTGCCCGGCTGCTGGGACATGGCGGAAATCGATCAGTTGGCGATCGTCAATCTGGTCGGATTGGACAAGGAGCCGGAGAGCGGAAAATATACGACCTACTATCAGGTGATCAATCCGGGGGGCACGGCTTCCCAGAAATCGGCCGGCATGAAAGCTCCTGTATACACCTACCGGATCGAAGCATATACCCTGGGAGATATTGGAGACAAGTTGTACGACATCATCCCGAGGCGGCCGTTCTACGATCATTACCAGGGACTGATCGTGACGGAGCGGCTTGCGGAGTCGGGCATGCTTGAATTAATCAATTTTTTCGAAAAACAGCCGGATCGCCGGTCTACTATCTATTTGTTCGTCACGGATTCGCCGCTGTCGGAAATCATGAACACGTATATCCCGATCGAACGGCTGCCGGGCCGGGCGGCTCGTTCCATTATTGAACTCAAATCCAAATATTCGGACCAGTCCAGCAAGCAGGCGAGGGTGAAGGATTTCGTCGAAAACATGGAAACCTTCAAGATGACTGTGTTGCCCGTCATAAGGCTGTCCGAATTGCCGTCCGAGCTGACGACGAACCGGTTCGAACATATCGATGCCACCCATGGCAATTTTCTGTTGAGCGGAGGTGCCGTATTTGAGACGGATCGGATGGTTGGGAAGCTGACCGACGCGGAACTGGCCTGGTACTATTTGCTGAAAGGCGAGATTGGCACCCTGTATCAATCGTTGACCATCCATGATCAGCACGTCGATGTTGAGATGCCCCATCCAAAGATGCGGCGGAAGCTCTCACTCGTACACGGGGAGCCCATTCTCCGGATTGAGCTTATCACGAAGATACAGCTTCTGAATAATAGCCAGGATGAGCCGTTGACACTACAGAACTTGGATAAGATCGAGAGAAACTTCAAGCAGACGGTGGAGAAGAAGGCATCCGATTTTTTTGAGAAGGAGAAGGAAAAAGGTTGGGACCTGCTTGGAATTGAAGCGGAAATCAAGAGAAGAAAAGGCAAAGAGTGGGCCGCGGCTAAGCGGGATAAGGAACTGTGGAAGAAGACAAAGCTGGAGCTGTCGGTCCAAGGCACCGTCAGCACGATTGGGAACACGATTAATCCATACAGGAAGAGGGGTAGCGATGGAGAGCGTACGCATTAG
- a CDS encoding spore germination protein: MSKSSHLRESSGNLVFDPGRADEFLQCLTSVIGDPPDLVNHSFVIQQPELEGRCLFLETLVDKNKIEDNVLRMFAEQPLSHLPDGDSNVEDMVKRRIPIASIAAAPDLHSCAQHLLEGKALLVIRGAPRILVLDVSKFYHRPLSEPKTETTVRGPHEAFNEDIATHIGLLRKRIRTSDLRLEQMKIGKATETKVIIAYMGSLVPDQVLEEFRTRISRIHSDSILEGTYIEEWIQDKTLTIFPTLMRTERPDVVSSHLLEGRVAILVDGSPLALVGPYTFLQSFTSPEDYYQRADIATFLLWIRFLAFLLAVFIPALYIAVTSYHHELLPPALLISISAQREGVPFPSSVEAFLMMIIFEVLREAGLRMPRVAGQAISIVGALVLGEAAVSAGLVSAAMVIVVAITAIAHFVAPFYNFGITQRFLQYFYMILAAFSGGFGILCGVLFTLVHLASLQSFGVPYLAPVAPTFTSDWKDVLARVPRTWMTTFPRMNKTKRKKR, encoded by the coding sequence ATGAGCAAGAGCAGTCATCTCCGCGAGAGTTCCGGCAACCTTGTATTTGATCCGGGCCGCGCGGACGAATTTCTTCAGTGTCTGACGAGCGTGATTGGAGATCCGCCCGATCTTGTCAATCATTCATTCGTTATTCAGCAGCCCGAGTTAGAAGGGCGATGCTTATTTCTCGAGACGCTGGTCGACAAGAACAAAATTGAGGACAACGTGCTTCGCATGTTTGCCGAGCAGCCGCTGTCTCATCTTCCGGACGGAGACTCGAATGTAGAGGACATGGTGAAGCGGCGAATCCCAATCGCCTCGATTGCGGCTGCCCCGGATTTGCATTCGTGCGCCCAGCATCTGCTGGAGGGAAAAGCGCTGCTTGTCATCCGGGGAGCGCCGCGTATCCTTGTGCTGGATGTATCGAAGTTCTATCACCGCCCCCTTTCGGAGCCGAAGACGGAGACGACGGTGCGTGGACCGCATGAGGCCTTTAATGAGGATATTGCGACCCACATCGGACTTCTGCGCAAAAGAATCCGCACCTCGGATTTGCGGCTGGAGCAAATGAAAATCGGCAAGGCAACCGAGACGAAGGTCATTATTGCCTACATGGGATCGCTTGTTCCCGATCAAGTACTCGAAGAGTTCCGGACAAGGATAAGCCGCATTCATTCGGACAGCATTTTGGAGGGCACTTACATCGAGGAATGGATTCAGGATAAGACGCTGACCATCTTTCCCACCTTGATGCGAACGGAACGGCCTGACGTCGTCTCATCTCACCTGTTGGAAGGGAGAGTAGCGATTCTGGTGGACGGCAGCCCGTTGGCTCTGGTCGGCCCCTACACCTTCCTGCAGAGCTTCACGTCACCCGAGGATTATTATCAGCGGGCGGATATCGCCACATTTTTGCTCTGGATCCGGTTTCTCGCTTTTTTGCTGGCGGTATTTATTCCCGCGCTCTATATTGCCGTAACATCCTATCATCATGAATTGCTTCCGCCCGCGCTGCTTATCAGCATATCGGCGCAGCGGGAGGGGGTGCCGTTTCCTTCTTCCGTGGAGGCGTTCCTTATGATGATTATATTTGAAGTGCTGCGGGAGGCGGGATTGCGCATGCCGCGGGTCGCCGGACAAGCGATCTCCATCGTGGGCGCGCTCGTGCTAGGCGAAGCGGCCGTCAGCGCAGGCCTGGTGTCCGCCGCCATGGTCATCGTCGTCGCGATTACGGCGATTGCCCATTTTGTCGCGCCATTCTACAACTTCGGCATCACCCAGCGCTTTCTTCAATATTTTTACATGATATTGGCCGCCTTCTCCGGGGGCTTCGGGATCCTATGCGGTGTGCTGTTCACCCTTGTTCACCTCGCATCCCTTCAGTCGTTCGGCGTGCCTTATCTCGCTCCGGTGGCGCCGACGTTCACCTCGGACTGGAAGGATGTGCTCGCTCGCGTGCCGCGGACGTGGATGACGACGTTCCCCCGCATGAATAAAACTAAGCGTAAAAAAAGGTGA
- a CDS encoding MBL fold metallo-hydrolase, whose translation MLTVSADMMGRTVTIHPAVLWDEDDMVLVDTTYPGQLPLLTAELSRAGLSFERLSKVIITHQDLDHIGSLPAIAAQFAARVEVLASLIEKPFIQGEQQLLKLTPAAIAEAVSSLPANVPEQWRLGFKHTLENPPKGPVHATLSDKQRLPICGGIIVIGTPGHTPGHISLYHEPSRTLIAGDALIVEEGQLYGPDPRYCIDYELAQQSLAALLDYDIQQVICFHGGQYDGDGQRRIAELVK comes from the coding sequence ATGCTCACGGTTAGCGCGGACATGATGGGCCGCACCGTGACGATTCATCCAGCCGTGCTCTGGGATGAGGACGATATGGTATTGGTGGATACGACTTACCCCGGTCAGCTTCCGCTGTTGACTGCCGAGTTGTCTCGCGCCGGCCTGTCCTTCGAGCGATTGAGCAAGGTCATTATCACGCATCAGGATCTCGATCATATCGGGAGCCTGCCGGCCATCGCAGCGCAGTTCGCCGCCCGGGTCGAAGTGCTGGCCAGCCTGATCGAGAAGCCGTTCATCCAAGGAGAACAGCAGCTGCTGAAGCTGACTCCCGCAGCGATAGCGGAAGCAGTCAGCTCTCTGCCTGCCAACGTGCCGGAACAATGGAGGCTCGGATTCAAGCATACGCTGGAGAATCCGCCCAAGGGTCCGGTGCATGCGACCCTATCGGACAAGCAGCGCTTGCCGATCTGCGGCGGAATCATCGTCATAGGCACGCCGGGACATACTCCCGGACATATCAGCCTGTATCATGAACCGAGCCGCACCCTCATCGCGGGAGACGCCTTAATCGTAGAAGAAGGGCAACTATACGGACCTGATCCGCGATACTGTATCGATTACGAATTGGCGCAGCAATCTCTCGCCGCCCTGCTGGATTATGATATTCAACAGGTCATTTGCTTTCATGGCGGACAGTATGACGGAGATGGCCAGCGGCGGATTGCCGAACTGGTGAAATAG
- a CDS encoding SgcJ/EcaC family oxidoreductase yields MQEQATTEVESLYHQLIDAWNSRSAAGMAELFAADGELIGFDGSLASGQDDILGHLQPIFEHHPTAPFTTKVKYVRLLESNTALLRAIAGMVPPGQSELNPNVNTHHTLVAVRAGESWRIELFQNTPAQFHGRPELVRQMTEELTEVLNRT; encoded by the coding sequence ATGCAAGAACAGGCAACCACAGAAGTAGAGAGTTTGTATCATCAACTGATAGACGCATGGAACAGCCGCAGTGCTGCCGGGATGGCGGAGCTGTTCGCCGCGGACGGCGAGTTGATCGGCTTCGACGGCAGTCTGGCAAGCGGCCAGGATGACATACTTGGGCATCTTCAGCCCATCTTTGAGCATCATCCGACGGCTCCTTTTACGACCAAAGTAAAATATGTCCGCTTGCTTGAATCGAATACCGCCTTATTGCGGGCGATTGCCGGCATGGTGCCGCCCGGACAATCGGAGCTGAACCCGAACGTGAATACCCATCACACGCTGGTTGCGGTTCGCGCCGGAGAATCATGGCGGATTGAATTATTTCAGAATACGCCGGCCCAGTTCCACGGCCGGCCGGAGCTTGTCCGGCAAATGACGGAAGAATTGACGGAAGTGCTGAACCGGACATAA